The following nucleotide sequence is from Candidatus Methylomirabilis lanthanidiphila.
AGACACCGACACTAGTGAGGTTCGTATGTTCGCATCGCCCGGTCCATTTGTCCTTCAAATCGGCCCGCTCTCGCTTCGTTGGTATGGCCTGCTCTTTGCCACCGGCGTCATGCTGGGGACCTGGCTGGCGCAGCGCGAGGCGGTCCGTCGCGGGGAGGACCCCGAACAGCTCCTCAACGTCATCG
It contains:
- a CDS encoding prolipoprotein diacylglyceryl transferase; this encodes MFASPGPFVLQIGPLSLRWYGLLFATGVMLGTWLAQREAVRRGEDPEQLLNVI